The sequence ATAGAATCTTTTTTCCATATTTTTTCTATCATTGATTGAACTTAACAACGCAGTAATATAAACGCCACTGTTCGAAAGTCAAGAATTCACTTTATCTCAAAACAATATAATAAGTCAAAGTATAACAGTGAAACATTTATATAAAAAACAGTTATAAAATTTCTAAAAGTCATCTTATACTAGGGTTGATTTATAAATTTCTATTTATGAATAATAGTTCGCAATGCTATTACATTATAATACAGTTAGTTATAATATTGACTTGAAATTATTAATTATATCGAGTTTGAGCGATGAAATTTAGCTTGCGAAAATCCTTTTTGCATATTTTATTAAATCTGAATTGAAAGAATGATTCTTAAACTAGAAAGGAAAGCAAATGAAGAGAAACATAATCCTAATACTCCTAGCAGTATTATGCTTGACTTCTTTAGCTCAAAAAAATTCAACCCTTTATTGGTTCGGCTATGTTAAAAGCGAATACGAGCATTCGTTTGCCGAGGAGAAGGATAACAGTGGTGAGTTCGATGTATTATTATCCGGCCTTGGGCTCGTTGCCGATATTAATGACTTCTCTCAAGCATATATTTTTGTTTACGGCAATTATCCGGGTGTGAATGGGGTGGATTCGACAAGCGTTGTAGTTCGAGATTATATCGGCGTTTTGGATGTTGAGGCCAGGTTTAAACCTATCGAGAACCTCCAATTAACTCTAGGGCAATTTGTTACACCATTTGCACAGGAACATTATAAGTCATCGTCCAAAATTGACTTCATAAAAAGAGGGTATGTAGTTGCTAACTCCCCATCATACAGAGACATAGGTGTATATATTAAATATAAAATTCCCATTGTTACCGCATATGCTTCACTTACGAATGGTAGCGGTATGAATACCTTCGATGGAAATAAGTATAAGAATTTCTCCGTCTGGGCTGAAGTTAAACCTATCGAGGGTCTTAAGGTTATGGGCGGGACATCTATAGGTAAAGACAATGCCTCCGACTCTCTAGCTGAGGACCAAAGGTTTTATAGTGCAGGGCTTTCATTTAGTTATGGCCATCTGGGGCTTACAAGCGAAATGTCGATAAAGGACTATCGGGATCAGACTTCAGATGCGCTTTACGCATATGGATATTATGATATTCCTATTTCGAGTGATATTCTTCATTGGATAACCCCTGGATTCAGATACGATTATCTCGATCCACCTCTGGATTTAGATAAGACCGATCGCTATACTTTCGGCTTAGCATTTCATTTCGACGAATCTAAATGGCTTAGTATGTTGCGTATCAATTATGAGATGATTGATGGTGAAAGCACAAATCCGCCGGATAACCTTATTGTCGAGCTTCAGATGAGGTTTGATTAAATAAATATTGCCTTGAAACCAAATAAAAAAAGCCCGTCTTATGGCGGGCTTTGTTAATTATCTTAAGAAAAAGGCTACACTGATTCGGTGCTCGAGCTGAATGTAAACTCTCTTGAAAGTATTGCTGGGACTTTAGCCCAATAATGCGGTTCACTGAAATACGAGCCCACTCGAACTGCTTTCCCAAGGGCAACAGCGTTAGCCAAAGCAACCATGGGAGACTCGTTGAAGCGAAGGTTTTTCACTGGCCCGGCGATCTTGCCGTTTTCTATCGCGAAAACGCCATCACGGGTCATACCTGTAAGAAGCATATCGCGAGCATCGACCTCCTCGATATACCAGAAACGCTGTATAAATAAACCATTGCCGCATTGTTCGATCAATTCCTCGACTGTCGAATCGGTGCCCCCAAGCGTAAACGGCCATTTTATCGCGTCCGGTGTATCACCTTTTTCCTTGGCCCAGAATCTAGACATGGGAAGTCGATCGAGCACGCCATTTTTCACCCAAAATGTTGGTTTCACGGGTAGTCCGTCGTCGCTGAATGGAGGAGGTGGCATTTCCGGATCGAGTTGGCCCACCGAGATATTAATTGAATCTGCGAATACTTTTTCACCGAGTTTTCCTGCGAAAGCGTTTGTGCCTTCATCAGCATCGCGGCGAGAAAGGTAATAGTTAAAGTATTCGAGCAAGTCTATCACTGCTTGCGGTGTAAGAACTACATCGTAGTCGCCGGGACCGATGTTCTTTGGGTTTTCTGAAGCTACCGCTGTGGCAAATGCTCGACGTGCCAGAGCTTCCGGCTCGATGGCGTTTATGGATTCAGCTGTTGCGTTAGCATAGCCGGAGCCAGTTTTACCGCTAACGGAACAGGAATATTCGACATGGGTAAAGCTATCTTCGGCAGAAAGGCCGTGATTATTTGCCAATACTTTTTTAACGATTCCAGTTTGATATAGCCCACCCGCGCTCATGCCCTTGGATTTCGCCATTTCCGTCACTATCGAGATATGCTCGACAATATCATT is a genomic window of bacterium containing:
- a CDS encoding outer membrane beta-barrel protein, producing the protein MKRNIILILLAVLCLTSLAQKNSTLYWFGYVKSEYEHSFAEEKDNSGEFDVLLSGLGLVADINDFSQAYIFVYGNYPGVNGVDSTSVVVRDYIGVLDVEARFKPIENLQLTLGQFVTPFAQEHYKSSSKIDFIKRGYVVANSPSYRDIGVYIKYKIPIVTAYASLTNGSGMNTFDGNKYKNFSVWAEVKPIEGLKVMGGTSIGKDNASDSLAEDQRFYSAGLSFSYGHLGLTSEMSIKDYRDQTSDALYAYGYYDIPISSDILHWITPGFRYDYLDPPLDLDKTDRYTFGLAFHFDESKWLSMLRINYEMIDGESTNPPDNLIVELQMRFD
- a CDS encoding TldD/PmbA family protein is translated as MEIIKKLSKKILSRIPKGFSAQVDVISTTTTSLRFGNNAITQNSIGDKINISLEVFQGKKHGSSSTNRLDIDALDRLVSVATNIAMQTPEDPEAMPLLDPQAYPETPQRFFQDTADLSPNDIVEHISIVTEMAKSKGMSAGGLYQTGIVKKVLANNHGLSAEDSFTHVEYSCSVSGKTGSGYANATAESINAIEPEALARRAFATAVASENPKNIGPGDYDVVLTPQAVIDLLEYFNYYLSRRDADEGTNAFAGKLGEKVFADSINISVGQLDPEMPPPPFSDDGLPVKPTFWVKNGVLDRLPMSRFWAKEKGDTPDAIKWPFTLGGTDSTVEELIEQCGNGLFIQRFWYIEEVDARDMLLTGMTRDGVFAIENGKIAGPVKNLRFNESPMVALANAVALGKAVRVGSYFSEPHYWAKVPAILSREFTFSSSTESV